The sequence TGCCTTGGACTGCTTACTGGGGCGTTATCTTGGTGCTCGCATGTGACATTTTAGGTCGCTTGATTATTTTCCCTTATGAAATGCCTATCTCGATGATCATCAGTATTTTCGGTGGTGCGGTGTTCATTTATCTGGTGTTAAGGGAGAAACGCAATGCGTGATTCGTTAAAAGTCTCCTTACTCATCGCTGGGTGCGTTGCCATTATTGCTTGGTTTATAGGTCAAGGGCTGACAGCGGATAACTATCATTTTTTCCTATCACGTCGTATACCAAAAGTGTTGGCGATTGTCCTAGCAGCCGTAGCGATTTCTGCTTCTTCTTTGGTGTTCCAAACCATCACCAACAACCGCATTTTAACGCCATCTATATTGGGTTTTGATAGTTTGTATCTGATGGTGCAAGTACTGATGGTGGTCATTCTAGGCAGTACCAGTTTTTGGGTAATTCACGCAATGAGTAACTTTTTGCTTTCAACCTGTGTGATGATTGGCTTCTCATTATTGCTGTTTCATTTCTACTTTAAGCGCAAAGACAGCAATGTGTTCACGCTATTGTTGATTGGTATTGTCTGCGGCAGTTTGTTTAGCAGTGTGACCGGCTTTTTGACCATGTTGGTTGATCCCAATGAATTCGCGAGCATTCAAAACTCCATGTTCGCGAGCTTTAACAACGTGAATGCCAAATTGGTCTACTGGAGCCTGGTCCCACTCTCACTTTGCTTAGCAATTCTGTTTTACTACGCTCCAAAGCTAGATGTACTTTGGCTAGGGACAGATAACGCAACAAGCCTTGGTGTGAATACTCAGCAACTCACTCAGCGAGTGATGATCCTAATTACCATTATGATTGCCATTTCTACGGCGTTGGTGGGGCCTGTGCTGTTCTTTGGTTTGATTACGGTAAGTTTAACTCGTGAGATCTTCAGAAATTATCAGCACCGTTTTCTCATGATTGCGAGCAGTCTACTGGCGGTATTTCTGCTGGTGACGGGTCAGTGGTTTGTTGAAAAGGTATTGGCGTTCGAAACCACGATCAGCGTGATCATCAATCTCGTCGGTGGTTCCTACTTCCTGTTCTTATTGTTAAGAAACAGAATTAATTAAGAGGTTTAACAGTGATTAAGTTAACAGGTCTAAGTAAAAAGTACGGCAAAACCTTCGTTGTACAAGATGCAGATGCACTTTTCCCGAAAGGAGAAGTGACCTCGATTATTGGCCCTAACGGTGCAGGTAAAAGTACGCTGTTGTCGATGGCGAGTCGCCTAACAGAGAGCGATGCGGGTGAAGTCGTGATTGGCGATAAGCTGCTTGCCCAATGGGATACTAAAGAGCTGGCAAAACACCTCGCCGTACTTCGTCAATCCAATAACATTAATATGCGTTTTACCATTCGTGAGTTGGTGTCTTTTGGTCGCTTTCCACATTCTGGTGGACGTCTAACGGCAGAGGACAACGAAATCATTGACCAGGCTCTCGGCCATTTAGGGATTGAAGAGATCCAAAATAAGTACCTGGATCAGCTCAGCGGCGGTCAGCGTCAAATGGCGTTTATCGCCATGGTAGTGGCTCAAGATACTGACTACGTATTCTTGGATGAGCCTTTAAATAACCTTGATATTAAGCACTCAGTTGAAATTATGCACACGCTTCGCCGTCTCGCGCACGATTTCAATAAGGCTGTGGTGATTGTTATTCACGACATTAATTTTGCGTCTTGTTACTCGGATAACATCGTAGCGATGAAGAAAGGCAAGGTCATCAAATCGGGCAAAGTCGATGAAGTGGTTCAGCAGGAAACCATGGAAGCCATCTACGAGATCCCGTTTGATATACGTGAGGTCGATGGGCGTAAGGTCTGTCTCTACTTCAATAGTTAATGTTTTAAAGCCGATATAGGAGCCGACAGGCTCCTTTTTTTGAACTTCAGTTTGCGTTAGGCAAATACTGCATTGAAAGCAGCTAGATTTGGAAACACCTCGCTAGGTGATAAACTAGTAAACACAAAGCACTTTAGTTCGAGTATGTATGCCAAGCACCGAGCCTATACCCAAGCCCATCACGGAGCAGCAAGTTCAGACCACCTTAGAGAAGATCGTTGTCTTCCCTCCGTTCTATTCGTCGCCCAAACTGGTGGCGTTTTTACGTTACGTTGTGGAGCAAACGCTGGCAGGCCAAGGTAGTCAACTTACTCAATATTCAATCGCGACAGATCTGTTTGAAAAGCCGGCGAGCTTTAACCCTTCTTCGGATCCTATGGTTCGTATGCTGGCAACGAAATTACGCAAGCTGCTGACCGCTTTTTATGAAAGCAACAACGACAGTGAGCTTATTGTCATCTCCTTGCCTAAGCGCAATTACATGCCAGAGTTTGCAGTAAAAGAGAGCACCGAGCCTTCGCCACTTATCCCAAATATCAACTATCCGACTCTCGTGGTTCAGCCTTTTGCGATGACCTTGCAAGACCCGATCTGCAATGAAGTAGCATTGTCGCTACAAGAAGAACTTAGTTATGCACTGGGCTTGTTTGAGCAGCTAGCAGTGATATCGCCGCTGCGGGTGCAAGAAATGGCGGGAGGTTCACTGTCGTTAAGTGAGTTTCGCGACAAGCTAGGCGCACGCTACGTTGTGTCTGGGTCAGTGCGCCGTGCGGGTGAGTCATTGCGTGTAACAGTCGCACTCAATGAGACAGAGCACGGCCTGCAAATCTGGAGTGAGCGATTTGTTTTGGTGGTTACTAGTGAGGATGTGCTCGGCGACCAACTCACGGTGGTGCAACGTATTGCTACCAAAATGGCGTCTTCCTATGGCGTGATATCGATGCATGAATTTCAGCGTGTTAAACAGCAAGACTCGGTCTCACTCAACGACTATCAAGCGCGTCTCTATTATTTGGAGTACCTGACCAAAATGAGTCAGGAGCGCCTACAAGATATGATTACACTCTATCAACAGTTGGTCGCTGGTCGATACGCCAATGATGCGAGAACCTTGGCTACGTTAGCTCAGCTTTATTGTGACGCCTTACTCTTTGGCATGATGAGCTATGACGAGGTGATTGAGCGCTGCGAAAAGTTGGTCTCGAAAGCGTTGGATTATGCCCCGCGTGATGGCGAAGTGATTTTGGCTCAAGCTTGGTGGGCATTGCTGACAAACAATCCGCAGAAAGTCAGCGGCTGTGCTGAGCGTATTATTCAGCTTAATCCTAACTCTCATTACACTATCGGCGCGGTGGGTTGGCTAGTGTGCTTGTCGGGCAATTTTGATTACGGCATCAAGATTTTGACCAATCTGCTGGGCAAGGATGATTATTTCCCAATCTGGCTTAAGCTAAGTCAAGCGTTGAACGCCATTCGTCAACAAGACAATGAAGCCGCGCTGCAAAGCCTGGATTTGTTCTATGCAGAAGGAAATGTGCTTCAGACCACGCTACTTGCTTTGATTTATCAGGTCGCAGGCCAAGAAGAGACGGCTAGGCAATATTGGAGCGAGGCTAAACAAAGCGTGATAGACATCGACGCCATCGCAGCGCAGCAACTTGATGTTATGATACTTGATAATTCCCTTCGCGCGACGTTAGAGCATGCCAGATTAAGCTTGGCCAATATCACAGACTAGCGCTCTTAAGTTGTTCACCATTTTTTGTACTTGGTACGACAGTTAATGTCCCTAATTACTCAAAGGTAATCTGAGTAATTTACGTTTGTAAAAACGTAAAGCGTACCTACTGTTACTGTTGGTGCCCAAATTGTTACGCTAGTATTTAGCCATCAACCAAGTAGAGAGGCAATATCATGTCTAACATCAAAAAGTGGCCTGCAATCGATCCAGAAAAAGTAGCGAAATATAAGCACATCTGGGAAAACGTTTCTGCAGCAGACAACCTAGACCCAGAAGTTGCGGCATACCTAGCTCGCGTTAAAGAGCAAGGCGGCGGCAAGGGTATCGAACAAATGAGCTTCATCAACAAAGATTACCTAGGTTTCTATCAAGCGCCATTCTCACAAGATCTAGATAACACCGACGTTGTTATCTACGGTATGGGCATTGAAAAATGTTCTCCTACTGGTTCTTCACACAAGTTCGCACCACAGCGTCTACGCCACCTAAGTAAAATGGGTATGGGTACGGTTGGTGACAACGGTGAAATCCCATTCGAATGGTGTCGTATCTCTGACTACGGTAACTGGGATAGCCTAGGCCAATTCGAGCTGAAAGCAGAAGTTGAGCAGCTAACAGAACTTCTACACCACATGGTTGTTGAAAAAGATTGTACGCCGTTAGTATTTGGTGGTGACCACACAATCCCATACCCAACAATGCGTGCTCTAGGTGAGAAGTATGGTCCTCTTCGCGTTATCCACTTCGATGCGCACTATGACCTATCAACTCGTGCTGACTTTGACTACCCATACACGTCTGGTCACTGGCTACCAAAACTGTACTCTGAAGGTCTAGCGGATCCAGAGCGCACAGTTCAAATTGGTATGCGTGGTCGTCAAACTGCGCTTGTAAAAGGTAACCACATCGCATTTGGTACCACTGGCTTCACGACCAACGAAGTTTACGAGCAAGGCGTTGATGCAGTAGCAGACAAGATCATCGAACTTTGTGGCGATGGCGGTCCGGTTTACTTCACATTCGACCTTGATGCACTAGATACTGCGTTCTGTCGTTCAAACTCAAGCCCAGATCCATTTGGTCTGACGCACCTTCAGGTTTACGACATCATTCGTAAAGTGAAGGCATCGGGTAAAGTTCGTCTTGTCGGTGCTGACGTCGCTGAGTACACGCCAGATACTGACCCAACAGATAAAGACGGCATCATTGCTGCTGGTTTCGGTTGGGAGCTACTTTGCTGGCTAGCAGAAGAGCGTAAGAGGGAAAACGGCGGCGAAAATCGTCACACAGTATGGCACCAAGCATTTGGTTCTGTATCGCTGTAATCTTACTGCACTGATTTTAAAAACCATCGCTTTTTGCGGTGGTTTTTTTATGCCTGCTTGATAACAAAAAATGATGAAAACGACAAAAAACTAGATTAGTGATACTCAACCAACTTTGCTTCAATAGCGTCCGAAAGATTGCTGTTAATCTTACTTCCAATTAAGGGTTTAAAATGTTTGCTATTGATGATGTTGTAGTTGCAACTAAAGGTATCGATCTAGGTAAAATGGTCGTGACTGGCTTGAGCAGTGGCGGCTTCTACGTTCGTGTAGAAGTAGACGGCATGTCTCTAACTTACCCAGCAAAAGACCTACAAAAAGCGTAACCTTTGACGTTGAGTTCTTCTTTGTAAATGGCGACCCTAGGGTCGCCATTTTCTTTTGCTCTTAATTTTATCAATACATTGCACCTTCACTGTGCAATGCCCCTCATTAGTCCAGCTGTGCGCATTAAGCGTGCAACCGCTAGTTTTCATGCAAGCCTTAGCGCTACTTAGTATCAATACAAATTCGTTTTTCAACTTTTGTCTGGAACGAAAGTTGCAGTTCAATCATAGACATAAAGAAAGTGGGTCTTTAGCCAAGGAGGGGAAAGATGATACTTATCTTGCGCACAACACCGTTAAGCATACTTAATTTGCTCATTCTACTAGTGCTGTTGTCATCGGTGGTGCTGTTTGCGCTGAATGCGATGCTAGCGGGTTTTTTGGTATTGCTATCCATTGCGACGATGGCATGGCTGATGCTGTTCACATTGAATCGAGAAATGCGAGTACTCAATGAGCACTTTGAGCAGCTAAGGCATGGTGAGGTGCCTTCTGTACCTCAATCACTTGGCCTACTTTATTCAAGCTTCCACGCCATTGATGATGTTCATCAGTTGATGCAACGAAAACAGCGCAAAGCGGAAGCAGTGCGTTCAGAAATGGCATTTTGTGCTCAAGAATTGGCAAGCAATGCAGCCGATGCGGCCAAGGACAGTGATAGGCAGGCGGAGTCGACGCTCTCTTCTGCATCAGCGGCAACGGAAATTTCACAGAGTATTGAAGATGTATCCACTCGCATTGAGCAAACCTTGCAGGCAATTGAGCAAGGCAATGTTCTTTGTGGACAAGGCAATCAGGCGCTTGTGAGCGTTCAAAGTAGTGTTGAGCAAGTGGAATCTCAAGTAGGCTCAACGGCGAAGAGTATCGTTACACTGGAGAGCAATTTATACACGGTCTCGGAGATGTCCCAGTTTATTCGAGAGATTGCCGAGCAAACCAATCTGCTGGCACTCAACGCTGCGATTGAAGCGGCGCGAGCTGGTGAACATGGTCGCGGGTTCAGTGTGGTTGCCGAAGAAGTTGGCCGCCTCGCTAAGCGAAGTCATGAGTCCGCTAATGCCATTACTTCTCATGTTGAACAAGTGACCGCGAGCATGAGTGATGTCACAGCGATGATAGAGCAAGTTCGCGAGGGTAACACGCGTTGCACTGAGCAGACGCTGGTGGCTCAAAACACGTTGGAGGAGATGGGCATATCCATGGCATCGATTACCGATCAAGTTGCTGGCGTATCAGCCGCATCCGATCAACAAGCAATCGCGATTCAGGAAATATCGAGCAATATGGAGCAGGTCGCGCTAACGGCAAAACACAACGCCGAGACTGCCGCTGACAACGCTCAGGTGGCTGAGCATCTTGAAAAGCTGACTGCATAGGGAGTGAATGATGATGGATATTGTAATGGCCAATCTTCAAGCAACGGTTGTAATGCTTTTTGCCTGTTTGAGCATGGTTGTTTTTGTGTGGAAAAGGAAACTTGCGCTGAGTAAGAGCCAGCAAGCAAAGCGCTCGGGATTGCAGTACTTAACCACACTTAGACAGCTTCTGGCGGCGATTCAACAACACAGAGGAATCACCAATGGTGTGCTGTGTGGAGACGACAAATTGCAATCTCGCCTTCCAACGCTACAAAGCGACATTAATAATCATCTGCAGACACTGACTCACTTGGATGAGGGTGTCCGCAATACTAGCAGTTGGCGAAGTGTTGAAGAAAACTGGCCAAGGGTTCGTGTTCAGTTTAAGCAGTGGTCGGCAGAGCAAAATCTTGCCACTCACAATCAACAGCTGGCTTCGTTGCTTGAATCAGTGGAGGAGTGTGCCCAATATTACCGTTTGACAGAGCTGCCACAGAGAGAAGGCGAGTCTATCGCACTGCTTTGGAATGATTTATTGAGGGTCGCTGAATGTGTCGGACAGGCTAGAGCTCTCGGTACTGGTGTGGCGGCCAAAGCGACGTGCAGTAGCGTTGAGCGAATTCGATTGAAGTATCTGCACCAGTCGATTCGCCGTTTTGTCACCGCGCAACGTCATTCGGATTTTCCTACCGTTAAGAAGCTTCTCGGGACTATAGAGAATAAAGTGCTCGTGCTTGTCCCGAGCGTTACCGCAGTTGAATATTTTGATGATGCGACAGCCGCTCTAGATGAGGTTTTTCGAGTATTTGACGAGCGGGTTACTGCACTTGGTGACAATGTTTAAGATGCTAGACTTGAGTGCTCTGAAGTATTGTTACCTCAGAGCGCTTTGCGAGGGTAAGGTTACAACTGCTCCTCAATCGGTAAGATACCACTGAACCAAGCGCCCATGCGGCGCCAAATACTGGCGTCTGGCTCAGACGTCAAGGTTTCCCCTGTCGCGTGGTCAAACCATATCAAGTCCCCATCGACCATTTTTAACTCGTAAGCGGTCTTTGAGATTTCTTTGCCGATAGCGTCATAGACCTTATTTGCATACTCAGGTTGCTCGATAACAACGCCCATTTCGGTATTAAGATGGGCTGAACGAGGGTCGAGGTTCATTGAACCAACGAACACTTTACGCTTATCAATGACCATCGCTTTGGTATGAAGACTTGAGCGGCTGCTCCCTGTTAAGCTCCAGTTCTTTTTGATTTCAGCATTGGACTTCACTTCCCACAGTTCTACACCGCCTTTGACCAAATCTTCACGATATTTAGCGTACCAACCGTGCACGGCAAAGACATCATTCGACGCCAGTGAGTTAGTAATAATGATGACTTCAAGACCTTGTTCAACGGCATTAATGAGATCTTTGGTGCCTTGCTCGGTTGGCACAAAGTAGGGTGAGATAAATACGAGCGATGTTTTCGAGTCGTCGAGCACAACGCTCAAGCTGTCGATAAGGGTACTTTGCTTACTGTCCGGTTTATTGGGTAAATCATAGAGCAGATCACCGATGCCCCAATACAGTTCGACCGTACCATTGACTAAATCGTTGTAGAGCGGGAGCTTAGCGAAATCATATTGACCACCAGAGAATTTCGCTTCAAGACCGAGCTCGTTGACCCAAGCTTCGACGTCAGCATCGGTATAGCGAAGATCTTGATTTGGTGCAATCCACTCGATTGGCACACTGTAATCACTGTTCCAATAAAGGTCGAACTGGCGATTTACTTGACGCACGGCTTTACCCACCATCATCAAATCTAGATCGGAAAACTCTACGGTAGATTCAATGGAATAGTATTCATTACCAACGTTTCGTCCGCCAATGATGGATACGACACCATCTACAGTCAGCGACTTATTGTGCATTCTGTGGTTTAGTCGCTCAAAGTCACTGAGCATTGCTATGCCGCGCGCAGAGCGAAGGTGATGCGGGTTGAACATGCGCACTTCGATATTGGGGTGGCTACTAAAGCGCAGCAGATCGTTGTCGTCGTATTTTTGCATGTCGTCGAGCAAAAGGCGTACGCGCACGCCACGCTCAGCGGCTTCGAATAGTCGCCACGCGATCAGGTTTCCCGCTTCGTCGTCTCGGAAAATATAGTACTGTACGTCAATGCTGGATTGAGCGGTTTCGATGATCGCCAGCCGAGCGAGTAGCGCATCGTGACCCTTATCCAGAGGGTGAAACCCGGTTTCATCAATCAGAAAATGGGAGGCCACTTCTCTTGCGAAATACAAGTCGAGTTTGGTTGGCTCATCATTGATGATGGTGTATGAAGATTGTTTTTCGTACCGGCTAGGGTCAATGCTGGAAGAGACACATCCGCTCAAAGTGACGATGAGCAAGAGAGCGAAAAAATTTTTGATAGACAAAATGTTGGGCATAGTTAAAGTGCTGGTATTCGATTGAGTTCTAGAAATGCAGCGAGAGTGTAACGGCTCATCATAGAATTTGCACTGGGTCGCTGGCGTTTTTACTGATAAATTTCATAGCAATTAAGTATAGCCTAATTGAAATCGACTAGGTTGCATAACAATTACTTATAACGAATCTTGCTCGTTTTTAGTTGCCGGATATTAGGAGTACTGATGGCAGGTTTAGGCACCAATAAATATACCTTGTTTGGCATTATGGCCATTTTGCTTTGGAGCTGTGTGATTGCGCTAACAAGGGATATTGCCGAGTTATTTGGCCCGATTGGCGGCGCGGCGTTAATGTATAGCGTGAGTACACTAGCTCTGATGTTGGTCATGGGAAGACCAAAGATTGGCGAGTATCGACTTAGCTACGTGTTGCTTGGTGGCGGACTGTTTGTCAGTTATGAGATCTGTCTTGCCCTTGCATTAGGGATGGCAAATGATCGTCAGCAAGCCATGGAAATGGCGGTGATTAACTACCTGTGGCCGGCGCTGACTGTATTGCTCGCAGTGGCGATGAGTGGTCGCCGAGTAAACCTTCTTGTTTACCCTAGTGTGGTGCTGGCATTTGTTGGGGTCGTCTGGTGCATTTCGGGAGATGCTTCTTTATCTATCGAGGGCGTTAAAAACAATGTAGCAACGAACCCGCTGACATATTCCATGGCATTCGCCGCGGCATTTATTTGGGCGCTGTATTGCAACATTACCCCTAAAATGAGCGGTGGAAAAAATGCCATTGTGCTGTTTTTTACGATGACGTCGGTCACGCTGTGGATACAGTATGCGTTGAGTGATGAAAGTCAGATGATGTTTACTTTCTCTTCTGTTTCTACGCTGCTGTTGGCTGGGGTCATTATGGGAGCCGGATATGCGTTATGGAATCAAGCAATCATCGGCGGCAATATGGTGCTTATTGCGACGTTTTCCTACTTTACACCAGTATTTTCAACGGTGTTTTCTTCGTTCTATTTTTCCGTTGCGTTGACTCAATCGTTCTGGAAAGGTGTGGCAATGGTTACTCTTGGGTCTCTGCTGTGTGCTTGGGCAACGAGAGAGCCAAAGTCAGTTGAACAAAAAGTCAACGCCTAGCGCTGTGCACACTCAATGTGAACAAATTAGGCAATCTTTTTCACTTTACTATCGTAATAGGGACAGGTTTGGTGAAAAAGGCAAAGCGAAATGCGGCGGCGAGCGGGCTTAAAATGGAACGTTTACGGGGTGATACTGGTTTGTCTGGGATTGTTGAACACCCCAATTGCAGCTGCTGCGCCCAGCGGAAAGCCTTGGCTAGTAAGTTACAATCAAGATGCCGTGACTTTGTACAAGCGTGAACACCATAGTGGCTTAATCGAAATTCGTGTTCATGCCGATGTATCAACCACGTTTTCGGCATTTTTGAGATTGTTTGAAGACACCATGAATGTGCCGAATTGGCTACACAATGTCGACCAAACTAAGGTGTTGGCTCAACTCTCACCGAATGAAAATGTCGTGTATACCACCTTCGCTGCCCCCTGGCCTGCTAAAAACAGAGACATGGTCACTTACTCGCGGTACTACCAAACTGGAAAGCGATTTGTGCTGGAGATCAGTGATGCTTCGGATTACCTCGCGCCACAACCAGACTATATTCGTATCCATAAGGTGCGGTCTCGTTGGGAACTGACCAAGATAGACGATGGGCAGGTCTTTGTCGTCTACACCGCGTTTGCTGATGTTGGGGGAGCATTGCCAGATTGGTTGGCCAATCAATTAACAATAGAAGGAGCTATAGAAACCTTTAAGGGATTAAAGAGAGAGATTGCCGATTATCAGCACCTCTCCCATCCAAATGTCATAGATTGAGCTTGCGCTTATGAGTTGCTAGCAACACTGGCCTCATCAGCGTTTGAGAGCGATTTGCAAGCCTCGAACAACATCTGTGCTGGTACTTTAATGAAGTAGGCAGAGATCATAATCATCATCGCAGGATCTGCGTAAACACTTAGGTGTGACCACGGTGTGAACTCCATTACCCAAGCAGAAATAAAGCCAGCCATTACCGCTACGCTGAGTAGCGTGTCCATTTGCCACTGTTTTGTTTCCGCTTCGATAAGGTTTGCACACATTAGTTTGTTCTTTGACGCTATGTACCACCATGCGTAAGTACAGCCCATGACGTTAAACAAGCCGAACAATGTCGCGACAGTGGTATCGACTGGACGACCACCGGTAAACATAGAGCTGATAGCGGAGTACAATGACGCCAACACGATCATCAGAATAACGGCACCCTTAATCGCGATCACCCAAGATTCAACTCTTTGACGGCCGTATTTACAAGCCTGACTTTTCGGGTTCTTTAGTTGCTGCGCAGCAGCCAGTGACAATAAAGTTAACAGCAAGCTGACCAGAGAATAAACACCGTCAAAAGCGATGACCAGCGAGCCCATCAACACACCAACCACTAGGCCTGCGACAGCGAAGCCAGTAGCTATAATGGCTGATACTCTCAAGACTGATGATTCGTTGTGTTGCGTTAGCGAAGACATGGGATTTACCTTTTGTTTGAATTAAGGCCATTATTTCGCCGGGGTGATTAACTTTCAAACATTAACTGTATCACTGAGTGAGGGTAGGGGCAGTAAAGGTTAGTAATATTATTTAAAATCAATAGCTTAATCTATGG is a genomic window of Vibrio sp. CB1-14 containing:
- a CDS encoding iron chelate uptake ABC transporter family permease subunit, which translates into the protein MRDSLKVSLLIAGCVAIIAWFIGQGLTADNYHFFLSRRIPKVLAIVLAAVAISASSLVFQTITNNRILTPSILGFDSLYLMVQVLMVVILGSTSFWVIHAMSNFLLSTCVMIGFSLLLFHFYFKRKDSNVFTLLLIGIVCGSLFSSVTGFLTMLVDPNEFASIQNSMFASFNNVNAKLVYWSLVPLSLCLAILFYYAPKLDVLWLGTDNATSLGVNTQQLTQRVMILITIMIAISTALVGPVLFFGLITVSLTREIFRNYQHRFLMIASSLLAVFLLVTGQWFVEKVLAFETTISVIINLVGGSYFLFLLLRNRIN
- a CDS encoding ABC transporter ATP-binding protein: MIKLTGLSKKYGKTFVVQDADALFPKGEVTSIIGPNGAGKSTLLSMASRLTESDAGEVVIGDKLLAQWDTKELAKHLAVLRQSNNINMRFTIRELVSFGRFPHSGGRLTAEDNEIIDQALGHLGIEEIQNKYLDQLSGGQRQMAFIAMVVAQDTDYVFLDEPLNNLDIKHSVEIMHTLRRLAHDFNKAVVIVIHDINFASCYSDNIVAMKKGKVIKSGKVDEVVQQETMEAIYEIPFDIREVDGRKVCLYFNS
- a CDS encoding arginase family protein, yielding MSNIKKWPAIDPEKVAKYKHIWENVSAADNLDPEVAAYLARVKEQGGGKGIEQMSFINKDYLGFYQAPFSQDLDNTDVVIYGMGIEKCSPTGSSHKFAPQRLRHLSKMGMGTVGDNGEIPFEWCRISDYGNWDSLGQFELKAEVEQLTELLHHMVVEKDCTPLVFGGDHTIPYPTMRALGEKYGPLRVIHFDAHYDLSTRADFDYPYTSGHWLPKLYSEGLADPERTVQIGMRGRQTALVKGNHIAFGTTGFTTNEVYEQGVDAVADKIIELCGDGGPVYFTFDLDALDTAFCRSNSSPDPFGLTHLQVYDIIRKVKASGKVRLVGADVAEYTPDTDPTDKDGIIAAGFGWELLCWLAEERKRENGGENRHTVWHQAFGSVSL
- a CDS encoding methyl-accepting chemotaxis protein — its product is MILILRTTPLSILNLLILLVLLSSVVLFALNAMLAGFLVLLSIATMAWLMLFTLNREMRVLNEHFEQLRHGEVPSVPQSLGLLYSSFHAIDDVHQLMQRKQRKAEAVRSEMAFCAQELASNAADAAKDSDRQAESTLSSASAATEISQSIEDVSTRIEQTLQAIEQGNVLCGQGNQALVSVQSSVEQVESQVGSTAKSIVTLESNLYTVSEMSQFIREIAEQTNLLALNAAIEAARAGEHGRGFSVVAEEVGRLAKRSHESANAITSHVEQVTASMSDVTAMIEQVREGNTRCTEQTLVAQNTLEEMGISMASITDQVAGVSAASDQQAIAIQEISSNMEQVALTAKHNAETAADNAQVAEHLEKLTA
- a CDS encoding nitrate- and nitrite sensing domain-containing protein, translating into MMDIVMANLQATVVMLFACLSMVVFVWKRKLALSKSQQAKRSGLQYLTTLRQLLAAIQQHRGITNGVLCGDDKLQSRLPTLQSDINNHLQTLTHLDEGVRNTSSWRSVEENWPRVRVQFKQWSAEQNLATHNQQLASLLESVEECAQYYRLTELPQREGESIALLWNDLLRVAECVGQARALGTGVAAKATCSSVERIRLKYLHQSIRRFVTAQRHSDFPTVKKLLGTIENKVLVLVPSVTAVEYFDDATAALDEVFRVFDERVTALGDNV
- a CDS encoding phospholipase D family protein, encoding MPNILSIKNFFALLLIVTLSGCVSSSIDPSRYEKQSSYTIINDEPTKLDLYFAREVASHFLIDETGFHPLDKGHDALLARLAIIETAQSSIDVQYYIFRDDEAGNLIAWRLFEAAERGVRVRLLLDDMQKYDDNDLLRFSSHPNIEVRMFNPHHLRSARGIAMLSDFERLNHRMHNKSLTVDGVVSIIGGRNVGNEYYSIESTVEFSDLDLMMVGKAVRQVNRQFDLYWNSDYSVPIEWIAPNQDLRYTDADVEAWVNELGLEAKFSGGQYDFAKLPLYNDLVNGTVELYWGIGDLLYDLPNKPDSKQSTLIDSLSVVLDDSKTSLVFISPYFVPTEQGTKDLINAVEQGLEVIIITNSLASNDVFAVHGWYAKYREDLVKGGVELWEVKSNAEIKKNWSLTGSSRSSLHTKAMVIDKRKVFVGSMNLDPRSAHLNTEMGVVIEQPEYANKVYDAIGKEISKTAYELKMVDGDLIWFDHATGETLTSEPDASIWRRMGAWFSGILPIEEQL
- the yddG gene encoding aromatic amino acid DMT transporter YddG, giving the protein MAGLGTNKYTLFGIMAILLWSCVIALTRDIAELFGPIGGAALMYSVSTLALMLVMGRPKIGEYRLSYVLLGGGLFVSYEICLALALGMANDRQQAMEMAVINYLWPALTVLLAVAMSGRRVNLLVYPSVVLAFVGVVWCISGDASLSIEGVKNNVATNPLTYSMAFAAAFIWALYCNITPKMSGGKNAIVLFFTMTSVTLWIQYALSDESQMMFTFSSVSTLLLAGVIMGAGYALWNQAIIGGNMVLIATFSYFTPVFSTVFSSFYFSVALTQSFWKGVAMVTLGSLLCAWATREPKSVEQKVNA
- a CDS encoding START domain-containing protein: MLNTPIAAAAPSGKPWLVSYNQDAVTLYKREHHSGLIEIRVHADVSTTFSAFLRLFEDTMNVPNWLHNVDQTKVLAQLSPNENVVYTTFAAPWPAKNRDMVTYSRYYQTGKRFVLEISDASDYLAPQPDYIRIHKVRSRWELTKIDDGQVFVVYTAFADVGGALPDWLANQLTIEGAIETFKGLKREIADYQHLSHPNVID
- a CDS encoding cation transporter, with the protein product MSSLTQHNESSVLRVSAIIATGFAVAGLVVGVLMGSLVIAFDGVYSLVSLLLTLLSLAAAQQLKNPKSQACKYGRQRVESWVIAIKGAVILMIVLASLYSAISSMFTGGRPVDTTVATLFGLFNVMGCTYAWWYIASKNKLMCANLIEAETKQWQMDTLLSVAVMAGFISAWVMEFTPWSHLSVYADPAMMIMISAYFIKVPAQMLFEACKSLSNADEASVASNS